In a genomic window of Venatoribacter cucullus:
- the dnaG gene encoding DNA primase, which translates to MAGRIPQSFIDDLLTRVDVIDVVDSRVKLKKTGKNYSACCPFHNEKSPSFTVSPDKQFYYCFGCGASGSALKFVMEFDGVSFPEAVEKLAQQAGMEVPKEQASAGEIRQEELHKPLLELMEKAGRFYEQMLRSHEQRGKAVDYLKGRGLSGKAAKFFGIGFAPPGWDNLQSFLAANGDKNTIKQLISCGMLIEKEDGRTYDRFRDRIMFPIRDARGRYIGFGGRVLTDEKPKYLNSPETPLFHKGKELYGLYEARKIRQKLTRFVIVEGYMDVVALAEYGIHYAVATLGTATSEHHLRRLFKIVPEVIFCFDGDNAGRTAAARAMETVLPVLEDGLQARFLFLPDGEDPDSLVRKEGKPAFEQRLNNAVHLPEFLFSFVKEQVDFDTLDGKARFDQLAAPLINRLPKGMLRNLMRKQLGDELGTDSVALEKLENAPETAPPTIPPATHQANHPAASDEFAAAAVPDYLHEDPDEQLPPVQDHSADTLAPLVYKALCAIVRKPVLANQLTLPATEAESEQERLLLEVLKKLQQSPQSSSIGLLIQWIGSPYQSELQRIAELPKHDIPPAASDIEAVLKQMNARQLSAELRHLTQRFERGEKLSPEERARKLELQKQLHHIHKKRARIYNHNPH; encoded by the coding sequence ATGGCAGGCCGGATTCCCCAGAGTTTTATTGATGATCTGCTGACCCGCGTCGATGTGATCGACGTGGTGGATAGCCGCGTAAAACTGAAAAAAACCGGCAAAAATTACTCCGCCTGCTGCCCGTTTCATAACGAAAAATCGCCCTCGTTTACCGTCAGCCCCGACAAGCAGTTTTATTATTGCTTTGGCTGTGGCGCGTCCGGTTCGGCGCTGAAATTCGTAATGGAATTTGATGGTGTCAGCTTTCCCGAAGCGGTGGAAAAGCTGGCCCAGCAAGCCGGTATGGAAGTACCAAAAGAACAGGCCAGCGCCGGCGAAATACGCCAGGAAGAATTGCACAAACCCTTGCTGGAACTCATGGAAAAAGCTGGCCGTTTTTACGAACAGATGCTGCGCAGCCATGAACAGCGTGGCAAAGCGGTGGACTACCTGAAAGGCCGGGGCTTATCGGGTAAAGCAGCCAAATTTTTTGGCATCGGCTTTGCGCCGCCAGGCTGGGATAACCTGCAAAGTTTTTTAGCCGCCAATGGCGATAAAAACACCATTAAACAATTAATCAGCTGCGGCATGCTGATTGAAAAAGAAGACGGCCGCACCTACGACCGCTTCCGCGACCGCATTATGTTTCCCATCCGCGATGCCCGCGGGCGTTATATCGGTTTTGGCGGCCGGGTATTAACCGACGAAAAACCCAAATATCTGAACTCGCCGGAAACACCGTTATTTCACAAGGGCAAAGAACTGTACGGCCTGTACGAAGCGCGCAAAATCCGCCAGAAACTCACCCGTTTTGTGATTGTGGAAGGCTATATGGACGTGGTGGCACTGGCCGAATACGGTATTCATTACGCCGTCGCCACCCTCGGCACCGCCACCAGCGAACACCACCTGCGCCGTTTATTTAAAATCGTGCCGGAAGTAATTTTCTGCTTCGACGGCGACAACGCCGGCCGCACCGCCGCCGCCCGCGCCATGGAAACCGTATTGCCGGTACTGGAAGATGGCCTGCAGGCGCGCTTTTTATTTTTACCTGACGGCGAAGACCCCGACAGCCTGGTGCGCAAAGAAGGCAAACCGGCCTTTGAACAACGGCTGAACAACGCCGTTCATCTGCCGGAATTTTTATTCAGTTTTGTCAAAGAACAGGTGGATTTTGACACCCTCGACGGCAAAGCCCGCTTCGACCAGCTGGCTGCACCACTGATTAACCGCCTGCCCAAAGGCATGTTGCGCAATTTAATGCGCAAACAGCTGGGAGATGAACTGGGCACCGACAGCGTGGCACTGGAAAAACTGGAAAATGCTCCGGAAACGGCGCCACCAACCATCCCCCCGGCCACCCACCAGGCCAACCATCCGGCCGCCAGCGACGAATTTGCTGCCGCCGCCGTGCCCGACTATCTGCACGAAGACCCGGATGAACAACTGCCGCCGGTACAGGATCACAGCGCCGACACCTTAGCGCCGCTGGTATACAAAGCGCTGTGCGCCATTGTGCGCAAACCGGTGCTGGCCAACCAGCTGACGTTGCCGGCGACCGAAGCCGAAAGCGAACAGGAACGACTATTGCTGGAAGTGCTGAAAAAACTGCAGCAGTCGCCACAAAGCAGCAGCATTGGCCTGCTTATTCAATGGATCGGTTCGCCCTACCAGAGCGAATTGCAACGCATCGCCGAACTGCCCAAGCACGACATTCCACCCGCGGCCAGTGACATTGAAGCCGTACTGAAACAAATGAATGCGCGTCAGCTGAGTGCCGAGCTGCGCCACTTAACCCAGCGCTTTGAGCGGGGCGAAAAACTCAGCCCGGAAGAGCGGGCCCGCAAACTCGAGCTGCAGAAACAACTGCACCATATCCACAAAAAACGCGCGCGGATTTATAACCACAACCCGCATTAA
- a CDS encoding (2Fe-2S)-binding protein, with the protein MFSLTVNGVSHTLDLDGDTPLLWVVRDMLGLKGSKFGCGAGQCGACTMHLNGQPIRTCITPLSAVAGQNITTIEGITPAHGLSPVQQAWEELSVPQCGYCQSGQIMAATALLASNPRPSDADIDNAMSGNLCRCGTYPRIRKAIHRAAELVGQRPRTGALFYEVTTPEVQHG; encoded by the coding sequence ATGTTCAGCCTTACCGTCAACGGCGTGTCGCACACGCTGGATCTGGATGGCGACACCCCACTGCTGTGGGTTGTGCGCGATATGCTCGGCCTGAAAGGAAGTAAATTTGGTTGCGGCGCCGGCCAGTGCGGTGCCTGCACCATGCACCTGAATGGCCAGCCCATCCGTACCTGCATTACGCCGCTGTCGGCAGTGGCCGGCCAGAACATTACCACCATTGAAGGCATTACCCCGGCGCACGGGTTAAGCCCGGTGCAGCAAGCCTGGGAAGAACTGAGCGTACCGCAATGCGGCTACTGCCAGTCGGGCCAGATTATGGCGGCCACGGCGCTGCTGGCCAGCAACCCGCGCCCCAGCGATGCCGATATCGACAACGCTATGAGTGGTAATTTATGCCGCTGTGGTACCTACCCGCGCATCCGCAAAGCCATTCATCGTGCCGCCGAACTGGTGGGCCAGCGCCCGCGTACCGGTGCCTTGTTTTATGAAGTGACCACGCCGGAGGTGCAGCATGGCTGA